Within Halostella limicola, the genomic segment ACAACACTGGCAATGCCGCATTGATAGGCTTCCGTGGGAGTTATCATGGCGGGACGGCCGGCGCGCTCAGTCTGTCGGCATGGTCAAACTACAAGAGCGACTACTCGCCGATGCTTCCAGATGTCGTCCATCTTCCCTATCCTTACCCCCTCCGGGAAGAGCGCTCACCGGAGGCTGCCGCCGAGCATGCCCTCAAAGAAGTGCAAGAGACAGTCGCTGGGGAACGCAGTGGGATTCCCGACCCGGCCGGTATCTGGATCGAACCTATCCAAGGTTCTGGTGGCGTCGTTGTTCCTCCTGAAGGATTCATGCAGGAACTCGCGTCTATCGCCGACGAAAATGATGTGCCTCTCATCGTCGACGAGATTCAGACAGGAATGGGCCGTACTGGTGAGTGGTTCGCTTCGGACCACCACGGGATTACCCCCGATGCAGTCACTGTCGGGAAGGCAGTCGGTGGTATCGGGCTACCGCTTTCCGCAACCATCTATGACGAATCACTAGATACGTGGGGGCCTAGCGCCCATGCTGGTACTTTCCGTGGTCATGTCCCAGCAATGGTTGCGGGTACTCGAGCTATCGAATACATACGTGAGTACGATCTGCTCGATCGTGCTACGGAACTCGGCGCATACCTTCAAGAGCGGTTGCTAGAGGCCGCAGACGGTAACTCCTACCTTCGAGAAGTTCGGGGCGAGGGACTACTTATCGGCGCGGAGTTTACCACCGCTGACGGACAACCTGATGCAGATTATGTAAGTGAAGTTCAAGCACGTTGTCTCCAGCAAGGTGTCATCGTTTGGAGCAGCGGCGTCGAGGGCAGTGTTCTCAGATTGCTCCCGCCACTAGTGTTGACTGATGAGCAGGCGCGCATTGGTACGGATATTATTGTCGACGTGATCGAGTCAGTGGCGGCCGAACGAGACAACTGACAACCGAACGAATTTTGTTGCGGCGTATCGAGGTGTCTGTATATCGTTCACACCCACCATGCCAGATGATGATTACACTGGGGCGGACCTGTTCGTTGATGCCCTTGAGCAGTATGGCGTCACGCACTTGTTCGGTAACCCGGGAACGACGGAACTGCCACTCATGCAGTCCATCGCAGGCTCATCCTTGGAGTATGTCCTAGGACTACACGAGGATATTGCCGTAGGGATGGCAAGCGGTTACGCTGCAACACGCCGTTATCAGTCTCACCGTGAGGATGTGAATCCTCTCGGAGTAGTAAATCTCCACGTAGCGCCGGGACTAGCACACGGTCTTGGAAACATTCAGAATGCGGCTTGGACCGGCGCCCCGCTTCTCGTCACTGCTGGTAACCATAGTACTGACTTCCAGCACGAGGAGCCGATTCTCTCCGGTGATCTAGTAGAGATGGCCAAGGAGTACTGCAAGTGGAGTGCAGAGGTCCAAGATGTCTCAGCTCTACCAACAATGATCCGTAGGGCGGTCCGGACAGCGCTTGCGCCGCCGACTGGCCCCGTCTTTCTCGGACTCCCGATGGACGTAATGATGGAATCAACTGATGCTGACCCAGAACGGATCGGCGCCATCCCCAGCGGTGGACGAGGCGATCCCAAACAGATCGCTGCGGCAGCCGAAGCACTCGAAAGTGCTGACGATCCGGTACTCGTTTTAGGCGACCGCGTCGCCCGCTCTGGTCATCAGGCCATCGCAGCGGGCGTTGAGTTAGCGGAAGCGACAGGCGCTGCCGTATACAGTGAGATGGTCACCTGCGAGATCAACTATCCGCCGGATCACGACCAGTGGGTTTCGTTCGTCTCGCCTGGCCCAGAGATGGCACGTACGGTGTTTGACGCCGACGCGTTGGTCTTTGTGGGTTGTACGACCAATACCCCGTATATTCCCTACGACGAGCCTTACATTCCAGATGAGGCGACCACCATCCACGTCAACGCTGACAGCTGGGAGATTGGCAAGAATCAGCCCGCAGATGTCGCCGTCGTCGGCGACCCTGGGGAAGTAATGAGTGAAATCGCATCGGCAGTCAACGTCACCAGAGAAGAGCAGGAGCGCCGTAAGGACATGATCCCAGAACGTCGTGAGGTAGCCCATGAGTTCCTTCACACCGAGCGAGAGGACCGCTCTGACGGTAGCATATCAAAGGTAGCACTGGCGGATGCACTCGCTGAGACCGTTCCGAACTCATATGTCGTCAACGAGAGCAACACCAGTAAGTATGCATTGCTCACGCGATGGCAGCTTGAGCCCGAGCAGTTCATCTCGAACAAGAATGGCGGACTTGGGTATGGCCTGCCAGCGACGGTCGGCGCAGCCGTTGCGATGACTGAACGCGACGATGGCGGGCGACCGGTCGTCGGTTTCATCGGTGATGGATCCTACCTCTATTACCCACAGTCTCTATACTCGGCGGCCCGCTACGACCTTGACCTCACCGTTGTTGTCCCTGACAACCGAAATTACCGTATCCTGAAAGACGGCATGCTGAACATCTTTGGCGGCACCGATGAGGATCACGAGTACGTGGGGATGGATTTCGAACCGGGCGTCGACCTGGTAGAGAATGCCGAGAGTCACGGAGCTACGGGAATGCGTGTCACTCAGCGCGATGGCTTGCAGGAAACGCTGACGGAAGCTGCTGAGACGGATGGACCAGTAGTCGTTGACGCCATAGTCCACGACTGAGAAAACGAGACCAACCCAGCTGACTGTCAGTAGTCGCCGAGGTGGTTGACGGTTGACTCCATCAGATCGGGATCGGCCGACCGAGGGAAGAACGCGACGACCTCGTCGGACGGGCCGTCGGCATATGCATCAAGCTGGTCATGGGCTTCGTCAGGTGTGCCGACGATAGCACTGCGGTTCAGGACCTCATCACTGACAGCT encodes:
- a CDS encoding thiamine pyrophosphate-binding protein, giving the protein MPDDDYTGADLFVDALEQYGVTHLFGNPGTTELPLMQSIAGSSLEYVLGLHEDIAVGMASGYAATRRYQSHREDVNPLGVVNLHVAPGLAHGLGNIQNAAWTGAPLLVTAGNHSTDFQHEEPILSGDLVEMAKEYCKWSAEVQDVSALPTMIRRAVRTALAPPTGPVFLGLPMDVMMESTDADPERIGAIPSGGRGDPKQIAAAAEALESADDPVLVLGDRVARSGHQAIAAGVELAEATGAAVYSEMVTCEINYPPDHDQWVSFVSPGPEMARTVFDADALVFVGCTTNTPYIPYDEPYIPDEATTIHVNADSWEIGKNQPADVAVVGDPGEVMSEIASAVNVTREEQERRKDMIPERREVAHEFLHTEREDRSDGSISKVALADALAETVPNSYVVNESNTSKYALLTRWQLEPEQFISNKNGGLGYGLPATVGAAVAMTERDDGGRPVVGFIGDGSYLYYPQSLYSAARYDLDLTVVVPDNRNYRILKDGMLNIFGGTDEDHEYVGMDFEPGVDLVENAESHGATGMRVTQRDGLQETLTEAAETDGPVVVDAIVHD
- a CDS encoding aspartate aminotransferase family protein, giving the protein MTIGPPPAELHLSQRPQVDQSPPGPRSQELLTAQSDLEANTVAYPKNLPIALEAARGATIRDADGNIYLDFFGGIGVANVGHANPYVLTAVQDQQENLIHTIDFPTEARVEFMEALDSIAPGNLTGSNKIVFGGPTGTNAVEATIKLAKYNTGNAALIGFRGSYHGGTAGALSLSAWSNYKSDYSPMLPDVVHLPYPYPLREERSPEAAAEHALKEVQETVAGERSGIPDPAGIWIEPIQGSGGVVVPPEGFMQELASIADENDVPLIVDEIQTGMGRTGEWFASDHHGITPDAVTVGKAVGGIGLPLSATIYDESLDTWGPSAHAGTFRGHVPAMVAGTRAIEYIREYDLLDRATELGAYLQERLLEAADGNSYLREVRGEGLLIGAEFTTADGQPDADYVSEVQARCLQQGVIVWSSGVEGSVLRLLPPLVLTDEQARIGTDIIVDVIESVAAERDN